A section of the Mycteria americana isolate JAX WOST 10 ecotype Jacksonville Zoo and Gardens chromosome 19, USCA_MyAme_1.0, whole genome shotgun sequence genome encodes:
- the LOC142418793 gene encoding TLC domain-containing protein 5-like, with protein MLFPLPLRVACSLLAWLSLYTWFCHRYKHRNYEWSCRLVTLTHGILATCLSAYVGFIDGPWPLSHPGSPNTTLQVHVLCLSLGYFLFDLCWCVYFQTEGALMLAHHLVSILGITASLVLGESAAEVNAVIFGSEITNPLLQTRWFLKEMGCYHSFTGDVVDFFFVVLFTGVRIGVGAWLMYCELASPKPRWYIKLGGVIMYAVSWVFMVSICRFARRKSMKKYHAWRSWRSDELYLKTNGHLKNH; from the exons ATGCTGTTCCCCCTGCCTCTGCGGGTAGCCTGCAGTCTGCTTGCCTGGCTCTCTCTCTACACTTGGTTCTGCCATCGCTACAAGCACCGGAATTATGAGTGGAGCTGCAGGCTGGTCACACTGACCCATGGCATCCTTGCTACCTGTCTCTCTGCTTACGTTGGCTTTATTGATGGTCCCTGGCCTTTGAGTCACCCAG GATCACCAAACACAACTCTTCAGGTACACGTGCTGTGCCTTAGCTTGGGCTACTTCCTCTTCGACCTTTGTTGGTGTGTGTACTTCCAGACAGAGGGTGCCCTGATGCTGGCCCACCATCTGGTGAGCATCTTGGGCATCACAGCGTCATTGGTACTCGGGGAGTCAGCTGCGGAGGTCAATGCCGTCATCTTTGGTAGTGAGATCACTAACCCACTGCTGCAGACCCGCTGGTTCTTGAAGGAGATGGGGTGTTACCACAGTTTCACAGGTGATGTGGTGGATTTCTTCTTCGTGGTCCTCTTCACTGGGGTGCGGATTGGAGTGGGGGCCTGGCTGATGTACTGTGAGCTTGCTTCTCCCAAACCCAGGTGGTACATTAAGCTGGGGGGCGTCATCATGTACGCTGTCTCCTGGGTTTTCATGGTCAGCATCTGTCGCTTCGCTAGGAGGAAGAGCATGAAGAAGTACCATGCTTGGAGGAGTTGGAGGAGTGATGAGTTATACTTGAAAACTAATGGACATCTGAAAAACCACTGA